In Massilia sp. METH4, the genomic window TGCCATGCAGGCGGTGCAAACCCAGACCGGAATGTTTGGCTACGTGCTGATCTTCCTGTTCCTCGTGAATATCATCGGGCACAACGGCATGAACCTGTATGGCGCCGTACTGTGTTTCATCACGGCCGCGCAGACGTTCCGCCCCGACTGGGTGCCGGGCCGCAGCGTGCGCGTTGCGGTATCGACGGTGCTGTTGCTGGCATCGACCGCCATGGCGCTTTGGGCATCGAGCAATTTCCTGTCCATTTTCCTGACGGCGGTCTTCGCCATGCGCATCGTGCTGGTGCCGTGGATCGCCATCAACCTTGTCGACTTTTACCTGGTCAACGACCGCTATTACCAGGTATCGGAAATCGTCGGCAGCGCCAACGGCGTCTACGGGAATTTCAACTTCAAGGCACTCGCCGTCTATCTCCTGGGTATCGCTGTGCAGGTGCCGTTCATTGCCGAAAGCTTCTACAAGGGTCCCTGGGCAAATCTCATGGGTGGCGCGGACATCTCGTGGATGGTGGGCCTTGCCGCCTCCGCGCTGATGTACTACCTGTGCGCGGCCAAGACGGACCTGGGTTCGCTGCGCAGCACAGCACTCCACGTTTAACCCGGCCAGCCTTCCGCGTCCGCCGCCCCGCCGGCGGCGAACGTCCTATTCCTATACATGAGCGCCAGGTAATGCCGCCGCTTTCGATCGAGCAGGCGCTCCGATGGTCGCTAATCGTCCCGCCCATCCTGCCTATCTTCGTCGATTCCTCGAACCGGCCGGTGAGCGTGCGGCGCTCCTGCCCATGGGGTGGCGGCATTGCAGTGCTCGTACCTTAGCTGATGAGCGGGAGCGCGGCAAATCCAGACATCGCAAAAATCTTAAAAAAGGTCTTGTACAGCGTATGATGGTATACCATAATACAGTCATGCGATCGGCCACGTGGTGGATGGCGTTCTTACTCGAAAGGACTGAAGAAAATGGATGCAAAGATTCGTAAGGTTGTGACCTTCTTTGAAGAGACCCTGATCGAAGGCGGCAAGGAAGCTGGCAAGCCGCTGAAGATGTTCGGCGCGGCCGCCGTCCTGGCCAATCCATGGTTCGGCAAGGGCTTCGTGGAAGACCTGCGTCCGGAAATCCATGGCATTGCTCCGCAACTCGGCGAACTGCTGACTGCCCACATCCTGCGCATGGCCGGTTCGGGCCAAGCCGTTGAAGCGTACGGCAAGGCGGCGATCGTCGGCACGGGCGGCGAAGTGGAACACGCTTCCGCCTTGATCCACACGCTGCGCTTCGGTAATAAGTTCCGCACGGCTGTCGAGGCGAAGAGCTACCTGAGCTTCACCAATGTGCGTGGGGGCGCGAACTGCCCGGTCATGATCCCGATGATGCACAAGGGTGACGAAGGCATGCGTTCCCACTATCTGACGCTGCAGTTCTCGATCAACGACGCGCCAGCCCACGACGAGATCGTGGTCGCGCTGGGCGCTTCGATCGGCGGCCGCCCCCATCACCGCATCGGTGACCGTTACCAGGATCACAAGGAGCTTGACGGCAATGAGGCTTGAAACAGCAATGCCGCTGCAGGTGGATTCCGGCGTGGCCAACGGGACTGCATTTTC contains:
- a CDS encoding amino acid synthesis family protein, which translates into the protein MDAKIRKVVTFFEETLIEGGKEAGKPLKMFGAAAVLANPWFGKGFVEDLRPEIHGIAPQLGELLTAHILRMAGSGQAVEAYGKAAIVGTGGEVEHASALIHTLRFGNKFRTAVEAKSYLSFTNVRGGANCPVMIPMMHKGDEGMRSHYLTLQFSINDAPAHDEIVVALGASIGGRPHHRIGDRYQDHKELDGNEA